A window of Methylomonas sp. 11b genomic DNA:
ACCCGCAACCGCGCAAAAAAGCCTGGGCTGAGCAATTCGTCCGGATTGGCGAACACGCCGCGCAAGCTCAGCGTGCCGGTAGCGGCATCCTCGCGCGGGGCGATGTAGTCCAGTTTGCCTTGATGCGGGAAATCGGTTTCGTCGGCTACCGCCAATTCCACCGGCGTACCTTTCAAATCAGCGGAACCTTTGCCGTGTTGTTGAGCGTGACGGCGGTATTTCAGCACTGATTGTTCATCGGCATCGACGTACACGTACACCGGATCGGTGGAGACGATATTAGTCAGTAGGGTGTCGTCCGCCTTGACCAAGTTGCCGGCGGTGATCATCTCGCGGCCGACTCGCCCGCTGATTGGTGCGCGGATTTCGGTGTATTCCAGGTTTAATTTTGCGGTGTAGACGTTGGCGTCCGCAGATTCGACCGCAGCCGCCGCTTCGCGCAAGCCTTTGGTGCGCATGTCGTATTCTTCCGCGGAAATGGCTTTGGCTTTGAACAGGTTTTCGGCGCGGGTCAAATCGTTTTTTGCCAGCTCGCGTTTGGTTTTGGCGCGCTCCAGTTCGGCTTGCGCGTAATTAAGCTGGGCTTTTAGCGGTTTAGGGTCGATCTGAAACAGCAAGTCGCCTTTCTTGACTTTGGCGCCGGCGGTGAAATTGACGGTGTCCAAATAACCGCCGACACGGGCGCGGATGTCCACCGAGTTGATCGCTTCGATCCGGCCGGTATATTCGTCCCATTCGGTGGTTTCTCGGCTCAGAGGCTGCGCGATTTTTACATTGGGCGGCGGCGGTGCGGGCGATGCGCCGGCAGGTGTTCCGGCATCGCCGCAGCCAGCCGCAGCCAGTTGCAGGATGACGCCGGCCACGCCGAGCTTTAACCCACGTCGCAACGCTTGGCGATGCATTTGCCCTAGAAAATTAGCCGCTACCGGCGATGAATAGATCTGATTGTTTGCAAGCGTCATGCGCGCGTTTTTTGCCATTGCCGTACTGCCTAAATCGTCGGTTAACTGAAAATGGTAATATCTATTACCGTTTAGTCTAGGTTATCATCTTCACCCAAGTCAATTCATTTCGCGAATCACACAGCATGGTTAAATGTGGACGTCCCTGTAAGGGCGATGAGCAGCAAAGTCGAGATCGATTACTCGATGCGGCGTTGCAACTTTTCCTGGAAAACGGTTACGGCAACCTGAGTATGGAAACCATAGCCCGCGATGCGCGGGTTTCGTTACGTACGATCTACAGCCAATTCGGTGGCAAGGCCGGTTTGTTCGGCGCTTTGATCCGGCGTTGCAGCGATCAATTTATCGGTAGCCTGTCCGACGATTGCGCATTGGAAGAGGCTTTGACGAATTTCGCCCGGCAGTTTTTGTTTCGTATTACCCGTCCGGATGTATTGCGGATGCGGGCGATATTGATCGGCGAATCGCCGCGTTTTCCTGATCTGGCGACACAGTTTTATGAACAAGGACCGCGCCGGACGCTGGGATTGTTAGCGCAGTTTTTTATGCGTCAGCAACAGGCCGGCTTGATCACCGAAATGGACCCCTATTTCCTTGCCGACCAATTCATCAGCGCGGTGCGCGGCGAACGCTTACAGCGCTTACAGTTGGGTTTGGAGCCGACACCCGACGAAGCGGAGATCGAAAGATGGGTGCGTCAGTCTGTTGGTTTGTTTTTACAAGGCTGTCTGGTGGCTAGTTAACTCCTTTGATGTCTCAGGCAAGCTAAGCAGGGAGGGACGATATTTAAGGGCCGGGTTGATAGCAGGAGGCTAAATGAAGTTTCCCCAGGTCAATTCGGGGTTTATTCCCAAGGAAGGCTGGCGCTGGGCCTGGATAATAGCGGGTTTTCACCAGCCTTCGGGATCGCCCATGCGACATATTATTTTTTCACTCGGCTTTTTAATGCTTTCCTGGCAAGTTCACGCCCACGGCCCAACGCCGCAAAAAGCCAAGGAATCTGTGACTATTCAAGCGCCGCTCGCCAAGGTTTGGACCGAGTTGAAGAATTTCGACGATATTGGCAACTGGCATACCGACTTAAAAAAGAGCACGGGTGACGGCAAGAATCAGTCCGGCGGTCTGCGTACTTTGACTTTTCAAAACGATGAAAGCATCACTGAAGAACTGGATTATTACAACGAAGCTGAACACGAATACAGCTATCGGTTGAAGTCCGAAAATACTAAAGCGTTTCCCACCAGCTCGCACACCGTCGATGTTAAAGTCGCGGCTGGGGAGACTGTCGATAGCAGTGTGGTGACTGTCAAAAGCCGCTTCTACCGTGGCGATACCGGCAACACGCCGCCGGACAATTTGAATGACGAAGCGGCAGTTAAAGCGATGACGCAGTTTTTCAAAAATGGCTTGAATGGCTTGAAAGCGAAGTTGGAGAAATAAGGGTTTGGAAAATCTTGCATTTCCGATGCGGGCACTTCGACTGGCCTATTGCTTAGCATCGGTGAGCAAAGCAATAGGAATCCAAACGACTTAAAAAATTAAGCCAATAGCTGGGCTGCAAAAGCGCCGAATCAATCAAAACGCTGCTCAGGTCCCCGGATAGAACGGTGAAAACATACCGATGTTGGCGTCTTGGGTGATGTCACCGTCAAACAGTTTTACCGACAAGTTGCCGTTGACCTGTTTGGTAAACGGCAGCAACAACCCGTCGATATAGTTTTGGGCATTTTCTATGGAATCGAATTCATAAAAGCCGCCGACTGTTTTATTGTTAACCCCGCTTAACCAGGTTTTCGATTTCAAGCCTGGATACTTTTTCATCTCGACGTTGATAGGTTGCCAATCGATTTGATCGAAAGGAATGGCTACTTGAAATTCCGCGTACAAAAATGTTTTCATCAGTCAATCTCTGCAAGTCATTGAGTTTTAGCCGGTTGAAGTTATCAAAACGGCTCTTTAAAAGGTCTTAAATCCAGCTCATGCGTCCAGGCGCTGGGGTGTTGTTGGTGAACCGCCCAATAGGTTTGGGCGATGGCCTCCAACTGCAGCAAGCCGTCATCACCTTTCGACGCCACAAAGTTCGCAAATTGGCTTCGCGCCCGTTCCCCGTCAATCACACCGTCAATAATGGTATGCACGACGTGCACCCCCTGCGGCCCAAATTCGCGCGCCATGCCTTGTGCCAAAGCCCGTAAGCCGGCTTTGGCAGTGGCAAACGCAGTGAAAGGTGGTCTGGCCCGCATTGAGGCTGTCGCACCGGTAAAAATTAGGGTGCCGGACTTTTGTTTCTGCATGATAGTCAGAACTTGTTGCCCGAACAAAAATGCCCCGTAACAGTTTTGCCGCCACAAGCGGGTAAACAGTTCGCTATCGGTTTCCAACAGCGGCGCTGAGATATTGCTGTCTACATTGTAAACAGCAATACTCAGCGAATAGGCTTGTGCGCGTAGCGAAGCAAACAGCTGCTCGACATCCTGATCAAGGCTGGCATCGGCCACCACTGCGGTAACCTGGCCGCCTTTTTGGATAATTTGGTCGGAAACCACACTGAGTTTGCTGGCGCTGCGACCGGCAATAAACACATGCAGGCCTTGTGCTGCAAAATGTGTTGCCAGCGCGGCTCCCAATCCTCGCACTGGTCCCACGCCCATTACCACGGCTGCACTCACTTCGCTCATTGCATATTCCTTAGGCTTTTCTACCAAAAATCAGCGAGAAATTATTCGCAGGCATGTCGATTTGTTCTTTCAATTCCATGCCATGTTTTTCGGCGGCTTTTCGTAAATCGGCGACGTCTTTCAAGCCCCATTCCGGTACCTCATAAGACGATAGGGTGCTGTGGAATTCGGCATTAGAATCGGTAGTAAAGGTGCCTTCGACTTTGAATGGACCGTAAATCAACAAAATGCCCGATTCGTTCAGCAAATGCGACGCACATTCCATCATGCCGTCTGCAATCGAAATCGGCGCGACCTGGAAAATATTGATACAGAAAATCGCGTCGAAGCTGCCTTTGTCGCCAGGGTTGAACCAGGTGTCTGGATCGGTTAAATCCAGATGCACCGGGTCGGCGATGTTGTCGTTGCCGTGGTCGCCGGTTAATTTTTTGATGTTATCGAATACTTCCTGATCTTTATCCGTCGGATGAAAGTGCAAGTGATCGAAATGCGGTGCGAAAAAATTGATATGCATGCCGCTGCCGGTGGCCATTTCCAAAACTCGGCCTTTGTCTTTGGGGAGTTTTTCTTTTAACACGCCCAATATCGGTTCGCGGTTGCGATTGCCGGCCCAGGCCACGTATTCGCTCAGCGGGTGCGGGTTCAATGGCGGTTTGTTGTCACTCATGATGGTCTCCTGGAAAGATTATTATCGTTAAGCCAGTGTCACTCCCTGGCGGTAAAAGCCGCTTACGGCGGTTTTCATCAGTATTTGAGCAATCCGTGGGCCAACATTAAAAAGCGCTTACTCACTATAAAAATCAAATGCTTATAAAAATGCTATGGGTAGCGTAGTGAATCTATGCTTCAATATGTGAAGCTTAATTTCATTTTTTTCAGGCCTTTATGAGCGGACACGATTTCTCCCAGATTTCACCGGTGTTTTTCCTGCAAACCTTCATTCTGGAGCTGATGCACGCCTGCGAACAGGAGGGCGGCAATTATTGCGAATCGCTGATCGAGCGGATTGCCAAGAGTGCAGGGTTGTATTTCGAGCAAACCTATCGAGATGAATATCAACGCCAAGGCGAGTTGGGCAATGAAGAATATATCGATTTGATTCTGGCCCTAAAGAACCATATCGGCGGTAACTTTTCCTTGGCCTCGGTCGAAGCGGGCACCATCACCGTAGTGAATAGCCGCTGTCCATTCGGTGATGGTGTGACCAATTTTCCGGAGCTGTGCCGCATGACCTCCAGCGTGTTTGGCGGGATTGCCGCGCGTAATTTTGGCTACGCTAAGGTGGAAATTCGCCAGAGTATCGCCAAGCAAAACGGCGGTTGTGAAGTCTGTATTCACACCCGCCGTGATGCGGCTATCGACAAGCCAGGCCTGGAATATCGGCGCGAAGACCAACCAGAAGAAAAACAGGAAATGGCGGCGTTGCATTCGCGCATAGAGGAACGGATGCGCAGCGTCTGGTGGAGTTTGCCAAAACAACATGCCGCCAAACCGGCCCCAGCCATCATCGCTAAGTCGCCGGCGATGCAAAAAGTATTACAGCAGGTGGAAGTGATCGCCCCGACCAAAGCCACGGTGTTGATCAACGGCGAAACCGGCGTGGGTAAGGAATTGATTGCCAGGGCGATACACGCGATGAGCGACCGCGGTCACAAACCGTTCGTGGCGATCAACTGCGGGGCGATTCCGGAAAGCCTGATCGAAAGCGCGCTATTCGGCCACGAAAAAGGCGCATTTACTGGCGCTATCGAAGTGCATCAAGGTTTCTTCGAGCGCGCCGAGGGTGGCACTTTGTTTCTGGACGAAGTGGATGCCTTGTCGCCCGCCGCGCAAACCCGCTTGCTGCGAGTGATTCAGGAAGGCGAGATGGAACGGGTCGGCGGCAAACACACCTTGCATGTCGATGTGCGGATAGTGTCTGCCAGTAATCGCTCCTTGGAGGAGCACGTCGAGCAGGGCTCGTTTCGGCAGGATTTGTTTTATCGTCTGAACGTGGTGCGGCTATGGATACCGCCGTTGGCGCAACGCCCGGAAGACTTGCCACATTTGGTGCAGTTGATGCTGAAGCGGTTGAACGAAAAATACACGAAAAACGTGCAGTCGGTGAACCGCGAGGTGATGGGCCAAATCCGCGCCTATGCCTGGCCCGGAAATGTGCGCGAGCTGGAAAATACCCTGGAGCGTAGCGTATTGTTCTGCAAAGGTAACGAATTGACCCGTCTGGAGTTGGATCAAAAACCGCTTGCCACGACAAGCAACGACTGGAACGTCCACAAGCAAAATCTACTAAGTGATGCCGAACAAGCGTTTCTGACGCAAGCCATGCAAAGCCATCGCGGCGACGTCAAACAAGTTGCCGCCGCCATGGGGATGACTTCGCGTGCTGTATACGGCAAACTGAAAAAGTATGGGCTAAATGCCGGCCAATTTAGATAGCCAAGTCCGGCCTTTAGTCGATTGGCAGAGTCTAAGGACCAAGTCGAAAATTTCGTCAAATCTGAGGAAATTGTGAATATTCGACGAAGACAGTCGAACTAGACAAACCCTTTTTTTGGCAAGCAGCTGCGCGCATTTTTAATGCTTTTAGAGCGAATCATGGATACCACTTGCTATCGCGGCATGCCGAATTCATCGGTGCCTTTATCGAGGCGCTATATCAAAATCCAACGCTAATGTTTGTTGCTATGGCAGGTGTAACGCCAGCGGCTGGGCTATGGTGGTATAAAGCGAATAACAGAATCCAATAGTCTGAGGCCGCGTCGAGTAGCTCAAGGAAACTAGGCATCCAAAGCCTTTAAGAAATTGCTTCCCTATTTGGTGAGCATTATCAGCTTAGGAGCTGGTCTTGATAATGCCTTGTCGACCGGCCAATAAAGTCAGCTCCGACATGGTTTTCACGCTCAATTTTTCCTTGATTGCAGTGCTGTGATTGCACACGGTTTTATAGCTCAAACATAATTTATCTGCCGCGTCGCGGGTGCTTAGGCCATTGGCCAGCAGGCAAAAAATATCGAATTCACGCGGTGACAACGACTTAACTTTATAGGCCTCATCCTGGCCGATAGCCATATTCACCGCTAATTGCTGCGCCAGAGCCGGCTCGATATACGTGCCGCCTTCGGCGAGCGTGCAGACTGCCGTTACCAAGGTGTCGGGCTCGTTATTCTTGGTGATATACCCCTTAGCGCCGGCTTTGATCGCTCTGGTCACATATACCAGCTCGTTATGAATGCTGAATACCAAGATCTTGCAGCTGGGGTAACGGACTAATAAGCGCCGCACCGATTCCAAACCGCCCAAGCCGGGCATCGATAAATCCATCACCACCACATCCGGCGTTTGCTTGTCATACACCTGGCAGGCGGTCTCGCCTCTATCGGCTTCGTAGACGGCGCCTATCCGTTCCGACAGCGATAAATAAGTCTTGTAACCGGCTCTGACTACCGCATGGTCGTCTACTAATAAAACGCTGATTTTATTCGCCACTAAATACGTGTCCTGCTTTGTTGAGTGGAAGAGCAAGAAACGCCCTCGGCAGAGCCGGTGCTATCCCTGGCCGGCGTTTCTTGCCCTGCCATGATGCCGATTTTTATGCCGGGAAACCATGGGAGCTTTTCCCGTTTTGCCGCGGAGTGCGGCTGCGCCGTACCGGGAAAACTTCCAGGACTTTTTTCGCTGAATTCCCAGGCTATTCGTGGATTATTCCGTAACGCCCGATAGGTCGCCTTCTTTACCATTTGCGCCAGCATGGCCCGGTAGGTCTAAGTCAATATTGTGTGCGACTTGATCGAGATTGCTGATGTGAAAAGTGAAGGAGATTTCTGCCACAAAGCAAAATCTCGCGTCACGGATTGACGCCAAAATTAAGCGCAGCTTGTGATTGATTTTGCCCGGAAATGCCGATGGCGTATCCGCTTTTAACGGAAGGCTCCCCTAACCAACCGATTTGCCGGGCCATGCAACCTAATAAACAACATAGGAGGATTCATGCAAATTTCACGGTTTGCCAAGCAGGTATCGACCACGGCGTTAGTAACGGCTGCGGCCTTGGCCGTGTCGCAATCGGCGCAAGCGAATAAAGAATTGGAACAAATGTCAAAGCAAAACACCAACTGGGTGATGCAGACCAAAGACTACAGTTCGACACATTTCAGCGAGTTGATCGACATCAATGCCAACAACGTCAAGAACCTGAAAGTGGCATGGTCATTTTCCACGGGCGTACTAAATGGTCATGAAGGCGGTCCATTGGTCGTTGACGGCATTATGTACGTGCACACTCCTTATCCTAACAACGTGTTTGCACTGGATTTGAACAATCCGGACAAGATTTTTTGGCAATTTAAGCCCAAGCAAAATCCCGCCGCACGCGCCGTGGCCTGCTGCGACGTCGTCAACCGCGGCTTGGCTTATGCGCCGGCAGGCAAGGATTACCCCGCCACGATCTTCTTGAATCAGCTGGACGGTCATATCGTCGCGCTGAACGCCAAGACTGGTGAGGTGTTATGGAAAATGGAGAACTCCGATATAGCGATGGGTTCGACCTTGACCATGGCGCCGTTCGTCGTCAAGGACAAAGTCATCGTCGGTTCCGCCGGAGCCGAGCTGGGTGTGCGCGGTTACGCTACAGCCTATAACATCAAGGATGGTAAACAAGCTTGGCGGGTATACGCGACCGGTCCCGACGAGGACTTGAAACTGGCTAGAGACTTTAATAGCGCCAATCCGCATTACGGTCAGTTTGGCTTGGGACAAAAAACCTGGGAAGGCGACGCCTGGAAAATCGGTGGCGGCACCAACTGGGGTTGGTACGCTTACGATAGCGACCTGGAAATGCTGTACTACGGTTCCGGCAACCCCGCACCCTGGAACGAAACCATGCGTCCCGGCGATAACAAATGGACTATGACCATCTGGGGTCGCGACGTCAACACCGGCGAAGCTAAATTCGGCTACCAAAAAACGCCGCACGATGAATGGGATTATGCCGGTGTTAACTACATGGGCTTGTCCGAGCAGGTGGTCAACGGTAAAAAAACCAAGCTGTTGACCCACCCTGATCGTAACGGTCTGGTCTACACCTTGAATCGTGAGAACGGTGATCTGGTGAACGCGTTCAAAATCGACGATACCGTCAACTGGGTGAAAAAAGTCGATTTACAAACCGGTTTGCCGATCCGTGACCCGGAATATTCGACACACATGGACCACCAAGCCACCGGCATCTGTCCGTCGGCGATGGGATACCACAACCAGGGCATCGAATCCTACGATCCGAACAAGCAATTGTTCTTCATGGGTACCAACCACATTTGCATGGACTGGGAACCGTTCATGTTGCCATACCGGGCAGGCCAGTTTTTCGTGGGCGCGACTTTGAACATGTATCCGGGTCCGAAAGGCACTTTGGGGCAAGTTAAAGCCATGAACTCGGTTACCGGCAAAATGGAGTGGGAAGTTCAGGAGAAATTCGCGGTGTGGGGTGGCACAACCGCAACAGCAGGCGACTTGGTGTTCTACGGCACTCTGGACGGCTACATCAAAGCCCGTCATTCCAAAACCGGCGAAGAGTTATGGAAGTTTAAATTGCCTTCCGGCGTTATTGGCCATCCGATCACTTATAAACACAACAACAAACAGTATGTTGCGATTTATTACGGTGTAGGCGGCTGGCCGGGTGTAGGTTTGGTATTCGATTTGGCCGATCCGACAGCTGGTCTGGGTGCGGTAGGTGCGTTTAAAGAGTTGGCGCATTACACGCAAATGGGCGGCGGCGTGATGGTGTTCGCGCTGTAATTTCGGCGCATCGTTCCCATGCTGGAGCGGCTCTATCATTAAGTTAAGGGAAAGCCCCTTCTCCTTCCGGGAGAAGGTTGGGATGAGGGGGTGAAAAAAAGCCTTTTTCCTTATTTATTTCCCTCACCCTAACCCTCTCCCAAGGGGAGAGGGGACCATACTAACTTAACTGAATGGCAGTGATGCTGGCGTGTGGGAACCATATCCTAAGTTATTTGAAGAATTCTTATGAAAGAAACGACACGCATTTTTACCGCGTTGGCTTTAGGTTTGGGTTTTGTTACGGCCCACGCCGAGCAGCCTACGCTGAAAGTCTGCACGGCCGAAAACGAAATGCCTTACTCCAATAAAACCGGCGATGGCTTTGAAAACAAGCTGGCGCAGTATGTGGCCGAACAACTGGGTCGCAAACTGGAAACTGTGACCTGGACTGATCCAAGATACTTCATCCGCGATTATGTCGATAAAGGCTTGTGCGATGTGGTGATGGGCGTCGATCAGGGCGATCCACGTTTATCCACCACCGCGCCCTATTATCGCTCCGGCTATGTGTTTATCAGCCGCAGCGACGATAAGCTGGACTTGCAGAACTGGGATAGCGAAGCGCTACGCAAAGCCAAACGTATTGCTTTTATGCCGGGTACGCCCGCCGAAACCATGCTGCGGGCGATTGGGCGCTACAACGATATGTTCAATTATCAGCAAGAGTTGGCTGGCTTTAAATCCAAACGTAACCAGTATGTCAAATACGAGAATGACAAGCTGGTGAACGAGGTGACGACCGGCAAGGCCGAGATAGCCATCTTGTGGGGGCCGGCGGCGGCACGCTATGTCAAAGCGTCCGCTACGCCGTTGACCATGACGGTGATTCCCGACAACAACAAGCGGGCCGATGGCGAAAAGGTTGGCTTCCATTACAGCACATCCATTGGCGTACGTAAGGGCGATACCGCTTTGTTGGCGCAGTTGAACAAAATCATTAAAGACCAACAGGACGAAATCGAAGAACTGCTGGAAGCGGATGGCATTCCGCTTTTGGATCAACCCGATGCCGCTCTGTCCATGAACTAATAGGAAACATTCGATAATGAAATTTACAACAGTTTTGAGCGGAGCAATGCTGACTCTGACAGCGCTGGCAATACCTACCGCCCAAGCGGATATTACCTTGCGTCACGCCTTGACCGGTGAAACGCTGGATCTGAGTTTTGCCAAGAAAGGCGGCAATACAGACAAGTTCAAGCAATTTATGCAAACCGGTAAAAACCCTTACAACGGCGACGCCGAGGCGGTCAAGAAAGGCGAAAGCCTTTACATGACCGGCTGTTCCGGCTGCCACGGTCACGAGGCCGAAGGCAAACTGGGGCCAGGGCTGGCCGACGACTACTGGACTTATCCGCGCAATGCCACCGACGTGGGCTTGTTCGAGGTACTGTTCGGCGGGGCCAACGGTATGATGGGGCCGCAGTACGTCACTTTCAGCACCGACGACATGTTGCACATCATGGCTTTCATTCGCCATATCTATAAAGGCGATCCGAAGAAAGCCGATTGGTTGAAATAAACGCCCTCACCCTAGCCCTCTCCCGGAGGGAGAGGGAATCAAGCCACTCTACAGCTAACTCCAGGCGGCTTGAGTTTGCCTTGGAAGTAGGTATTGAACCCTCTCCCCAGGGGAGAGGGCAGGGTGAGGGTTATCCAACAATTTATCAGGAGATCAACATGAACAAATTA
This region includes:
- a CDS encoding YdhR family protein, which gives rise to MKTFLYAEFQVAIPFDQIDWQPINVEMKKYPGLKSKTWLSGVNNKTVGGFYEFDSIENAQNYIDGLLLPFTKQVNGNLSVKLFDGDITQDANIGMFSPFYPGT
- the moxJ gene encoding methanol oxidation system protein MoxJ, which translates into the protein MKETTRIFTALALGLGFVTAHAEQPTLKVCTAENEMPYSNKTGDGFENKLAQYVAEQLGRKLETVTWTDPRYFIRDYVDKGLCDVVMGVDQGDPRLSTTAPYYRSGYVFISRSDDKLDLQNWDSEALRKAKRIAFMPGTPAETMLRAIGRYNDMFNYQQELAGFKSKRNQYVKYENDKLVNEVTTGKAEIAILWGPAAARYVKASATPLTMTVIPDNNKRADGEKVGFHYSTSIGVRKGDTALLAQLNKIIKDQQDEIEELLEADGIPLLDQPDAALSMN
- a CDS encoding TetR/AcrR family transcriptional regulator; the encoded protein is MVKCGRPCKGDEQQSRDRLLDAALQLFLENGYGNLSMETIARDARVSLRTIYSQFGGKAGLFGALIRRCSDQFIGSLSDDCALEEALTNFARQFLFRITRPDVLRMRAILIGESPRFPDLATQFYEQGPRRTLGLLAQFFMRQQQAGLITEMDPYFLADQFISAVRGERLQRLQLGLEPTPDEAEIERWVRQSVGLFLQGCLVAS
- a CDS encoding sigma 54-interacting transcriptional regulator — translated: MSGHDFSQISPVFFLQTFILELMHACEQEGGNYCESLIERIAKSAGLYFEQTYRDEYQRQGELGNEEYIDLILALKNHIGGNFSLASVEAGTITVVNSRCPFGDGVTNFPELCRMTSSVFGGIAARNFGYAKVEIRQSIAKQNGGCEVCIHTRRDAAIDKPGLEYRREDQPEEKQEMAALHSRIEERMRSVWWSLPKQHAAKPAPAIIAKSPAMQKVLQQVEVIAPTKATVLINGETGVGKELIARAIHAMSDRGHKPFVAINCGAIPESLIESALFGHEKGAFTGAIEVHQGFFERAEGGTLFLDEVDALSPAAQTRLLRVIQEGEMERVGGKHTLHVDVRIVSASNRSLEEHVEQGSFRQDLFYRLNVVRLWIPPLAQRPEDLPHLVQLMLKRLNEKYTKNVQSVNREVMGQIRAYAWPGNVRELENTLERSVLFCKGNELTRLELDQKPLATTSNDWNVHKQNLLSDAEQAFLTQAMQSHRGDVKQVAAAMGMTSRAVYGKLKKYGLNAGQFR
- the moxG gene encoding cytochrome c(L), periplasmic, with the protein product MKFTTVLSGAMLTLTALAIPTAQADITLRHALTGETLDLSFAKKGGNTDKFKQFMQTGKNPYNGDAEAVKKGESLYMTGCSGCHGHEAEGKLGPGLADDYWTYPRNATDVGLFEVLFGGANGMMGPQYVTFSTDDMLHIMAFIRHIYKGDPKKADWLK
- a CDS encoding response regulator, whose amino-acid sequence is MANKISVLLVDDHAVVRAGYKTYLSLSERIGAVYEADRGETACQVYDKQTPDVVVMDLSMPGLGGLESVRRLLVRYPSCKILVFSIHNELVYVTRAIKAGAKGYITKNNEPDTLVTAVCTLAEGGTYIEPALAQQLAVNMAIGQDEAYKVKSLSPREFDIFCLLANGLSTRDAADKLCLSYKTVCNHSTAIKEKLSVKTMSELTLLAGRQGIIKTSS
- a CDS encoding methanol/ethanol family PQQ-dependent dehydrogenase — translated: MQISRFAKQVSTTALVTAAALAVSQSAQANKELEQMSKQNTNWVMQTKDYSSTHFSELIDINANNVKNLKVAWSFSTGVLNGHEGGPLVVDGIMYVHTPYPNNVFALDLNNPDKIFWQFKPKQNPAARAVACCDVVNRGLAYAPAGKDYPATIFLNQLDGHIVALNAKTGEVLWKMENSDIAMGSTLTMAPFVVKDKVIVGSAGAELGVRGYATAYNIKDGKQAWRVYATGPDEDLKLARDFNSANPHYGQFGLGQKTWEGDAWKIGGGTNWGWYAYDSDLEMLYYGSGNPAPWNETMRPGDNKWTMTIWGRDVNTGEAKFGYQKTPHDEWDYAGVNYMGLSEQVVNGKKTKLLTHPDRNGLVYTLNRENGDLVNAFKIDDTVNWVKKVDLQTGLPIRDPEYSTHMDHQATGICPSAMGYHNQGIESYDPNKQLFFMGTNHICMDWEPFMLPYRAGQFFVGATLNMYPGPKGTLGQVKAMNSVTGKMEWEVQEKFAVWGGTTATAGDLVFYGTLDGYIKARHSKTGEELWKFKLPSGVIGHPITYKHNNKQYVAIYYGVGGWPGVGLVFDLADPTAGLGAVGAFKELAHYTQMGGGVMVFAL
- a CDS encoding efflux RND transporter periplasmic adaptor subunit; amino-acid sequence: MAKNARMTLANNQIYSSPVAANFLGQMHRQALRRGLKLGVAGVILQLAAAGCGDAGTPAGASPAPPPPNVKIAQPLSRETTEWDEYTGRIEAINSVDIRARVGGYLDTVNFTAGAKVKKGDLLFQIDPKPLKAQLNYAQAELERAKTKRELAKNDLTRAENLFKAKAISAEEYDMRTKGLREAAAAVESADANVYTAKLNLEYTEIRAPISGRVGREMITAGNLVKADDTLLTNIVSTDPVYVYVDADEQSVLKYRRHAQQHGKGSADLKGTPVELAVADETDFPHQGKLDYIAPREDAATGTLSLRGVFANPDELLSPGFFARLRVQASASYPALLVPDRAVGTDQAQRFVWVINQDNQAEYRQVTPGSRIGELRVIRSGVQAGDWVVVEGVQKLKPGAKVNPERITLAVPGAQ
- a CDS encoding DUF938 domain-containing protein; the encoded protein is MSDNKPPLNPHPLSEYVAWAGNRNREPILGVLKEKLPKDKGRVLEMATGSGMHINFFAPHFDHLHFHPTDKDQEVFDNIKKLTGDHGNDNIADPVHLDLTDPDTWFNPGDKGSFDAIFCINIFQVAPISIADGMMECASHLLNESGILLIYGPFKVEGTFTTDSNAEFHSTLSSYEVPEWGLKDVADLRKAAEKHGMELKEQIDMPANNFSLIFGRKA
- a CDS encoding SRPBCC family protein, with product MRHIIFSLGFLMLSWQVHAHGPTPQKAKESVTIQAPLAKVWTELKNFDDIGNWHTDLKKSTGDGKNQSGGLRTLTFQNDESITEELDYYNEAEHEYSYRLKSENTKAFPTSSHTVDVKVAAGETVDSSVVTVKSRFYRGDTGNTPPDNLNDEAAVKAMTQFFKNGLNGLKAKLEK
- a CDS encoding SDR family NAD(P)-dependent oxidoreductase, which codes for MSEVSAAVVMGVGPVRGLGAALATHFAAQGLHVFIAGRSASKLSVVSDQIIQKGGQVTAVVADASLDQDVEQLFASLRAQAYSLSIAVYNVDSNISAPLLETDSELFTRLWRQNCYGAFLFGQQVLTIMQKQKSGTLIFTGATASMRARPPFTAFATAKAGLRALAQGMAREFGPQGVHVVHTIIDGVIDGERARSQFANFVASKGDDGLLQLEAIAQTYWAVHQQHPSAWTHELDLRPFKEPF